In the Chroococcidiopsis sp. SAG 2025 genome, one interval contains:
- a CDS encoding SAM-dependent methyltransferase yields MTASMTLQDVEKYIPVVGDINIKTPLAYKTTRGVVEVVNTAQMAVAEAYINGLEVPDSLLQALFNTCMPIFFQYFPALLAPYEWVLKETDSLAEGSRELMKIQYDLPQGMLNTMLGNWKVIYPKYSMGLWEKGALNLEQSQMHMIDDVIEKLDIKDGDRILDFGCGWGCVPNYILSKFPNVKFTGLNLSHEQCEYIRQKMQDPESYLSSGRFTLYEGDLNQVQFQEKFDKILSIGVFCHVGNLTKSFQKLATFLKDEGKVFIHIITVRTPNNISSVYTHKYIFPHGRFWNYDAVPSHNQDLKTIKRWYLNGSNYSRTFASWLKNFDDNQAIVKDLNYGINYPKFRRIWRFYLLWFVSNFASCDGEVNGNGQFLMVHA; encoded by the coding sequence ATGACTGCTAGCATGACGCTGCAAGATGTAGAGAAGTATATTCCTGTAGTGGGAGATATCAATATTAAAACTCCTTTAGCATACAAAACAACCCGTGGAGTAGTAGAAGTAGTTAATACAGCACAAATGGCAGTAGCAGAAGCTTACATTAATGGGTTGGAAGTTCCCGACTCACTGCTGCAAGCGCTTTTCAATACCTGTATGCCGATTTTCTTTCAGTATTTTCCAGCCCTGCTTGCACCCTACGAATGGGTGTTAAAAGAAACTGATAGTCTTGCCGAAGGGTCGCGGGAGTTAATGAAAATTCAGTACGACTTGCCTCAAGGAATGCTGAATACGATGTTAGGTAATTGGAAAGTTATTTATCCTAAGTACAGCATGGGATTGTGGGAAAAAGGAGCATTAAACCTCGAGCAATCCCAGATGCACATGATTGATGATGTTATTGAGAAATTAGACATCAAAGATGGAGACCGTATTTTAGATTTTGGATGCGGTTGGGGTTGCGTTCCGAATTATATTCTTTCTAAGTTTCCTAATGTCAAGTTTACGGGTTTGAATTTGAGCCACGAACAATGCGAGTATATCCGCCAAAAAATGCAAGACCCTGAAAGCTACCTGAGTTCAGGTAGATTTACTTTATATGAAGGAGATTTAAATCAGGTACAATTCCAGGAAAAATTTGACAAAATTCTCTCAATTGGTGTTTTTTGCCATGTCGGTAATTTAACAAAATCATTTCAGAAATTAGCTACTTTTTTAAAGGATGAGGGTAAAGTTTTTATTCACATCATTACGGTTCGTACCCCTAATAACATATCTAGCGTTTACACCCATAAATACATTTTTCCCCACGGTCGATTCTGGAATTACGATGCAGTACCTAGCCATAACCAAGATCTCAAAACAATAAAAAGATGGTATCTCAATGGCTCTAATTATTCTCGAACCTTTGCAAGCTGGCTAAAGAATTTTGACGATAATCAGGCAATAGTCAAAGATTTAAACTATGGCATAAATTATCCTAAATTTCGCCGAATATGGAGGTTTTATTTGCTCTGGTTTGTTAGTAATTTTGCCAGTTGTGATGGTGAAGTGAATGGCAATGGTCAATTTTTAATGGTTCATGCTTAG
- the ggt gene encoding gamma-glutamyltransferase codes for MKANKFCLYFGLLALVFSTALTPAVVKTQDAPEIDRAVRKAVRTQKYMAVAAHPLAAAAGNDILRRGGNAVDAAIAIQMVLGLVEPQYSGIGGGAFLTYYDAKRKQVRTYDGRETAPAAARPDRFLNADGKPLQFYDAVVGGKSVGVPGVVRMLEMVHKAHGKLPWQELFQPAIQLAQQGFPISPLLYDRLSKEKYLPSLEPARSYFYQADGTPKPVGTILVNRPYAEVLSRIANSGADAFYRGEIARDIANTVQKATVAGDLTTDDLATYQAKERSPVCGVYRVYKICSMGPPSSGGLTVLQILGMLENFQLSTLKPESTQAVHLFAEAGRLAYADRGLYMADADFVPVPVNELIDPEYLNNRAKLINPQRALTDAEPGELRSPQKLVWGQDNAIEFPSTSHTTIVDRNGNSVSMTTSIEDTFGSRLMVRGFLLNNQLTDFSFSPTTPDGKAIANRVEPRKRPRSSMAPTMVFDRQGKLVMAVGSAGGARIINYVAQALIAVLDWKLDSQQAMSLPHYGNRDGATELETNTSLLNLQQSLETLGHSVQVVEQISGSHAIVRTEKGLVGGADPRREGIAIGE; via the coding sequence ATGAAAGCAAATAAATTTTGCCTCTACTTTGGTCTATTAGCTCTTGTCTTCAGTACAGCTCTAACTCCAGCAGTAGTCAAAACTCAGGATGCACCCGAAATCGATCGCGCGGTTCGCAAAGCTGTACGCACTCAAAAGTATATGGCAGTGGCAGCTCACCCGCTAGCAGCAGCAGCAGGTAATGATATTCTGCGGCGGGGAGGTAATGCTGTTGATGCGGCGATCGCCATTCAAATGGTACTGGGTTTAGTTGAGCCGCAGTATTCTGGAATTGGTGGCGGGGCTTTTTTAACCTATTACGATGCCAAACGCAAACAAGTTCGCACTTATGACGGTCGCGAAACGGCTCCAGCAGCGGCTCGACCGGATCGTTTTTTAAATGCAGATGGCAAACCACTCCAATTTTACGATGCGGTTGTAGGTGGAAAGTCTGTCGGCGTGCCTGGAGTAGTCAGGATGCTGGAAATGGTACACAAGGCACATGGTAAGTTGCCTTGGCAAGAGCTATTTCAACCCGCAATTCAACTGGCGCAGCAGGGCTTTCCAATCTCGCCTTTATTGTACGATCGCCTCAGCAAAGAAAAGTATTTACCAAGCCTAGAACCAGCTCGCAGCTACTTCTATCAAGCGGATGGCACGCCTAAACCTGTGGGGACAATTCTCGTCAATCGTCCTTATGCTGAGGTGTTGAGCCGGATTGCAAATTCCGGTGCTGATGCCTTTTATCGGGGTGAAATTGCCAGAGACATTGCGAATACAGTCCAAAAAGCTACCGTAGCAGGTGATTTAACAACTGACGATTTAGCGACCTACCAGGCAAAAGAGCGATCGCCTGTATGTGGAGTTTATCGAGTTTACAAAATATGCAGTATGGGACCACCTAGTTCTGGTGGTTTAACCGTGTTGCAAATTCTCGGTATGCTGGAAAACTTCCAATTATCCACCCTCAAACCAGAATCAACCCAAGCAGTGCATTTATTTGCCGAAGCAGGAAGGCTAGCTTATGCTGACAGAGGCTTATATATGGCTGATGCTGATTTTGTCCCCGTACCAGTTAATGAATTAATCGATCCTGAATATTTAAATAATCGTGCCAAGCTAATTAATCCTCAACGCGCCTTGACCGATGCCGAACCAGGCGAATTGCGATCGCCGCAAAAGTTAGTCTGGGGACAAGATAATGCGATCGAATTTCCCTCAACCAGCCACACAACGATTGTCGATCGCAATGGCAACTCAGTCTCTATGACCACCAGTATTGAAGATACTTTTGGCTCTAGATTGATGGTACGAGGCTTTTTACTCAACAATCAACTCACAGATTTTTCTTTTTCACCCACAACACCCGATGGAAAAGCAATCGCCAATCGGGTAGAACCGAGAAAGCGCCCTAGAAGTTCGATGGCTCCCACGATGGTATTCGATCGCCAAGGTAAGCTTGTGATGGCGGTTGGTTCGGCTGGCGGCGCTCGAATTATCAATTACGTCGCGCAAGCGTTAATTGCCGTTCTAGACTGGAAATTAGATAGCCAACAAGCAATGTCACTCCCTCATTATGGCAATCGCGACGGGGCGACGGAATTAGAGACAAATACAAGTTTGCTTAATCTTCAGCAAAGCTTAGAAACGCTCGGTCATTCCGTGCAAGTTGTCGAACAAATCAGCGGTTCTCATGCGATCGTCCGTACCGAAAAAGGTCTAGTCGGTGGAGCCGATCCCCGCCGCGAAGGAATAGCAATAGGAGAATAA
- a CDS encoding NB-ARC domain-containing protein: MNVDEALVILDAFLDRGLNDIQELVFRKAWEGQTYPEIAESSDYDANYIKDVGSKLWKLLSKALSEEVTKSNFRAVLRRRASELGSREQGVESRGKRAEETKSDNQQPSTNDHQPTTPYIDWGEAVDVATFYGRSEELATLGQWIKNDSPRGDSSASCCRLVAVLGMGGMGKTALSIALAENLQSEFEYIVWRSLRNAPPLAELLAGIVQFLSHQQETAATLSQELDRCISMLLEYLRHHRCLLVLDNVESILRGGEHAGQYREGYQAYGELLQRIGEVRHTSCLVLTSREKPKEIVLLEGETLPVRSLQLEGLNIAAGREIFRAKGHFVGSDLEWQRLIEHYAGNPLALKMVAAGIQDLFDSNVTIFLATLRTGTLVFDDIRDLLERQMNRISKLEIEVMYWLAVEREPVAFTALRENVLSLEAKQKLPETLRSLGQRSLIEKTATGFTQQPVVMDFAIDCFIERICGEIVRGAIGLFNSHALIEAQAKDYIRDTQIRLILIPIVDKLLAQTNLSSLVDRLGQILTDWRQRSARSPGYLAGNILNLLTHLKIDLRGWDFSDLAVWQAYLAGRNLKQVNFARADLAKSVFTEDLSVTPAVAFSPTGKLLATGDADGEIRLWQVTDWKKLLTFKGHTNWIWSVAFSPDGSTLASASDDKTVRLWDTRSGECRCILPHTHRIWSVAFSPDGKTIASGSEDCTVKLWHWQTGECYQTLFGHTNWIRSIAFSPDGKTLASGSVESTVRLWNVGTGEWLKTLQGHTTQVWSVAFSPDGEMLASSSDRAVKLWQVSTGECLHTLCGHTNWIRTVAFSAGGDIVASGSEDYTIRLWDVQTGECCRTLSGHTNWIRSVAFSPDGKTLASGSGDHTIKIWNVTDGKCIKTLQGYTSRVWSVAFHPRPLASHPTGMLASGSDDKTVRLWNVETGECDRTLHGHGNRVWAVAFSPDGKTIASGSGDFTIGLWNAATGDRYNTIQAYSGVRSLAFHPNSDILAGGCDDYTVRLWEILSGKTLHKLQGHTNRVWSVAFNVDGKFLASGSDDHTIKLWNTETGECYDTLQGHSNWVWAVAFSPDGQTLASGSGDHTVKLWDWHAGKCYQTLQGHTSRVWSVAFSPDGQTVASGSSDYSIKLWNVETGECRHTLQGHTDLIWSVAFSTDGQILASGSQDETIRLWDANTGKSLKILRAQRPYEGMNIAGVTGLTEAAIATLKVLGAVG, from the coding sequence AAAGCGACAACCAACAACCATCAACTAACGACCATCAACCAACAACACCTTACATAGACTGGGGCGAAGCGGTAGATGTAGCAACATTTTACGGGCGGAGCGAGGAGTTAGCGACTTTAGGACAGTGGATTAAGAACGATTCGCCTAGAGGCGACAGCTCCGCTTCATGCTGTCGTTTAGTGGCAGTATTGGGTATGGGTGGCATGGGGAAAACTGCCTTATCGATCGCCCTAGCAGAAAACTTGCAATCAGAATTTGAATATATTGTTTGGCGCAGTTTACGTAACGCTCCGCCTCTAGCAGAATTACTCGCTGGGATCGTTCAATTCCTCTCTCATCAACAAGAAACAGCGGCGACATTATCCCAAGAACTCGATCGCTGTATCAGTATGCTGCTGGAATATTTGCGCCATCATCGCTGTTTGTTAGTACTAGATAACGTCGAAAGTATTCTGCGTGGGGGCGAACATGCAGGACAATATCGGGAAGGATATCAAGCCTATGGCGAATTATTACAACGCATTGGAGAAGTCCGTCATACGAGTTGTTTAGTACTAACTAGCCGAGAAAAACCAAAAGAAATTGTCTTGCTCGAAGGTGAAACACTACCAGTACGTTCTCTACAGTTGGAAGGTCTAAATATTGCCGCAGGACGAGAAATTTTTCGCGCTAAGGGACATTTTGTCGGTTCCGATTTAGAGTGGCAAAGGTTAATCGAGCATTATGCTGGTAATCCGCTTGCTTTGAAAATGGTAGCTGCGGGAATTCAGGATTTATTTGATAGCAACGTAACTATATTTTTAGCAACCTTACGCACGGGAACGTTAGTTTTTGATGATATCCGCGATCTCTTAGAGCGGCAAATGAATCGGATATCAAAATTAGAAATAGAAGTGATGTATTGGCTGGCAGTCGAACGGGAACCTGTCGCTTTTACAGCATTGCGAGAAAATGTTTTGTCCTTAGAAGCAAAGCAAAAACTACCAGAAACTCTTCGATCTTTAGGACAGCGATCGCTGATTGAAAAAACCGCTACGGGCTTTACCCAACAACCAGTTGTAATGGATTTTGCGATCGATTGCTTTATCGAACGCATATGTGGGGAAATAGTTAGGGGGGCGATCGGTTTATTTAACAGTCATGCCCTGATTGAAGCGCAAGCAAAAGATTACATTAGAGACACGCAAATTCGTCTGATTCTCATACCAATTGTCGATAAACTTTTAGCTCAAACAAATCTCAGCAGCCTTGTCGATCGCTTAGGGCAAATTCTAACTGATTGGCGACAAAGATCGGCGCGATCGCCAGGATATTTAGCAGGAAATATTCTCAACTTGCTAACTCATCTTAAGATCGATCTGCGGGGGTGGGATTTTTCCGATCTTGCGGTGTGGCAGGCATATTTAGCCGGACGCAACTTAAAACAAGTCAACTTTGCCCGTGCCGATCTTGCCAAATCAGTTTTTACTGAAGACTTAAGCGTGACTCCAGCTGTAGCTTTTAGTCCCACAGGCAAGCTATTAGCAACAGGAGATGCTGATGGAGAAATTCGGCTGTGGCAAGTTACAGATTGGAAAAAACTGCTGACTTTCAAAGGACATACGAATTGGATCTGGTCGGTTGCATTTAGTCCTGACGGCAGTACTTTAGCAAGTGCCAGCGATGACAAAACAGTTCGTTTGTGGGATACCCGTAGCGGTGAATGCCGTTGTATTTTGCCACATACGCATCGCATTTGGTCAGTGGCGTTCAGTCCCGACGGCAAAACTATAGCTAGTGGGAGTGAAGATTGTACCGTCAAGTTATGGCATTGGCAGACAGGAGAATGTTACCAGACTTTGTTCGGACATACGAACTGGATTAGAAGCATCGCCTTCAGTCCCGATGGCAAAACCCTAGCTAGTGGTAGTGTAGAGTCTACCGTGCGATTGTGGAATGTCGGCACGGGAGAGTGGCTGAAAACTCTACAGGGACATACAACTCAAGTTTGGTCAGTTGCGTTTAGTCCTGATGGCGAGATGCTTGCTAGTAGTAGCGATCGCGCCGTGAAGTTATGGCAAGTCAGTACGGGAGAATGTCTGCACACTTTATGCGGACATACCAACTGGATTAGAACGGTTGCTTTTAGCGCTGGGGGAGATATAGTAGCCAGTGGTAGCGAAGACTATACAATTCGACTCTGGGACGTACAGACTGGAGAATGCTGTCGCACGCTTTCGGGACATACAAATTGGATTAGATCTGTAGCTTTTAGTCCTGACGGCAAAACCTTAGCTAGCGGTAGCGGCGACCATACGATCAAGATCTGGAATGTTACGGATGGGAAATGTATCAAAACTCTTCAAGGGTACACTAGCCGCGTCTGGTCGGTAGCCTTTCATCCCCGTCCGTTAGCCTCACATCCAACCGGAATGCTAGCTAGCGGTAGCGACGATAAAACAGTGCGATTGTGGAACGTTGAAACAGGAGAGTGCGATCGCACGTTACACGGTCATGGTAACAGAGTCTGGGCTGTTGCCTTTAGCCCCGATGGGAAAACCATAGCCAGCGGTAGCGGTGACTTTACCATCGGGCTTTGGAATGCTGCAACAGGCGATCGCTACAATACGATCCAAGCTTACAGTGGTGTCAGGTCTCTGGCTTTTCATCCCAATAGCGACATTTTGGCTGGCGGCTGCGATGACTATACGGTGAGGTTATGGGAGATCCTCAGCGGGAAAACTCTGCATAAGTTGCAAGGGCATACTAACCGAGTCTGGTCAGTTGCCTTTAATGTAGATGGCAAATTTCTAGCTAGCGGTAGCGACGACCACACAATCAAGTTATGGAATACTGAAACCGGAGAGTGCTACGACACTTTACAAGGACATAGCAATTGGGTATGGGCAGTTGCTTTTAGTCCTGACGGACAAACCCTGGCAAGTGGTAGCGGCGATCACACAGTCAAGTTATGGGATTGGCACGCCGGGAAATGTTACCAAACTCTCCAGGGACATACGAGCCGAGTTTGGTCAGTTGCCTTCAGCCCTGACGGGCAGACTGTAGCAAGTGGCAGCAGCGACTATAGCATCAAGTTGTGGAATGTCGAAACTGGCGAGTGCAGACATACCCTCCAAGGACACACCGATTTAATTTGGTCGGTTGCTTTCAGTACTGACGGACAAATTCTTGCCAGTGGCAGCCAGGATGAGACGATTAGACTGTGGGATGCAAATACAGGCAAATCTCTCAAGATATTGCGGGCGCAAAGACCCTATGAAGGGATGAATATTGCTGGCGTAACTGGTTTAACTGAGGCGGCGATCGCCACTTTAAAAGTTTTAGGTGCGGTAGGATAA
- a CDS encoding NB-ARC domain-containing protein: MDAETALAWVDNLILTKTGEGLNSLQKHILQQVWQGRKYPEIAAYCGYTEGHVKDVGSHLWRVLSQTLGEKINKINCRAVLERCLHTSKDKGNLHARDSTVICDRVQNDCRGAQLCVPTEKTNFVGRTEAIAHLDLLVSLDSKAIVIQGEGGLGKTTLAQQYLQTQNFEVVLELLVAKETQNLTSAERVVEEWLKQDLHEEPGLEFGVTLDRLKRQLQMRRIGVLIDNLEPALDRQGRLIDSHRSYVELFRILTDSKVQSVTLITSRDRLCEPSLNVEHYRLPGLDLQAWQEYFSYRQIATDLQTIQQMHQAYGGNAKVMGILCGTIQTDFAGNAIVYWQENHAAPLAVTDLKNLIASQFHRLQTLDLPAYRLLCRLGCYRYQDVAKIPTQGILNLLWDVPPQQQRQIITALRDRCLVEFQQGEYWLHPAICAEAIARLRVSNEWIVANSKAADFWTNSVPTIDTIKDALQALEAYYHYVEINDFELAARVILKSRNNQWGQFLPLGGTLYRMGLIQPVLGAITQILQNLPSHPYLGELYNILGDLYWTAGQIYAAIECQEKSIELATQLLQSLEFSQGDRYKLYYLKMLEVDSLLSMGLYNIDLWELEAAAELFQQVIDLAQNTTHHRWAEKASVCLALVNSYLGSYQTAYNLVEPIYDSIMCELNKQSGSFAYFVQILGQTYVNLGNQQKAQEMFSLSLADAEKSHYLQIKAKTLTGLAESDRQQSLFKLALSKHVEAIEILDKIGAKCDLSEAYLQLGLTYAKMKDIENSQLNYQRSLQLFTQMNAPRQVEKVLRAKGE, encoded by the coding sequence ATGGACGCTGAAACAGCATTGGCATGGGTGGATAATCTCATATTGACCAAAACTGGCGAAGGGTTAAATTCTCTACAAAAACACATTCTTCAGCAGGTTTGGCAAGGACGCAAATACCCTGAAATTGCAGCGTACTGCGGTTATACAGAAGGACACGTTAAAGATGTTGGTTCCCATCTGTGGCGCGTACTGTCTCAAACTTTGGGAGAGAAGATTAATAAGATTAACTGTCGTGCGGTTTTAGAACGATGTCTGCATACATCGAAAGATAAGGGAAATCTGCACGCCAGAGATTCTACAGTAATTTGCGATCGCGTACAAAACGATTGTAGGGGCGCACAGCTGTGCGTCCCTACTGAAAAAACAAATTTCGTCGGTAGAACCGAAGCGATCGCTCACCTCGATCTCCTGGTAAGTTTGGATAGTAAGGCGATCGTCATTCAGGGTGAAGGCGGATTGGGAAAAACCACCCTAGCACAGCAATACTTGCAAACTCAAAATTTTGAAGTGGTGCTAGAACTGCTAGTAGCAAAGGAAACACAGAACCTTACTTCTGCTGAACGAGTTGTAGAAGAGTGGCTGAAACAAGACTTACACGAGGAACCAGGCTTAGAATTTGGCGTGACTTTAGATAGGCTCAAACGCCAGTTGCAAATGCGACGGATAGGGGTGTTAATCGATAACTTAGAACCTGCATTAGATCGCCAAGGACGTTTAATCGATTCCCATCGTAGCTATGTGGAGTTATTTCGGATTTTAACCGACTCGAAAGTACAATCCGTCACTTTGATTACAAGTCGCGATCGCCTGTGCGAACCGAGTTTAAATGTAGAACACTACCGTTTACCTGGTTTAGATCTTCAGGCTTGGCAAGAATATTTTAGTTACCGTCAAATTGCAACTGACTTACAGACAATCCAGCAGATGCATCAAGCCTATGGTGGTAACGCTAAAGTTATGGGAATCCTTTGCGGTACAATTCAAACTGATTTTGCAGGCAATGCGATCGTGTATTGGCAAGAAAACCATGCCGCTCCCTTGGCTGTCACCGATTTGAAAAATTTAATTGCCAGTCAATTTCACCGTTTGCAAACACTCGATCTGCCAGCATACCGCTTATTGTGTCGCCTGGGATGTTATCGCTACCAAGATGTGGCAAAGATTCCTACCCAAGGAATTTTAAATTTATTGTGGGACGTACCACCCCAACAGCAGCGACAAATTATTACAGCTTTACGCGATCGCTGTTTAGTTGAATTTCAACAGGGGGAATACTGGCTGCATCCAGCAATTTGTGCTGAGGCGATCGCGAGGTTACGTGTTAGCAATGAATGGATAGTTGCGAACAGCAAAGCCGCAGATTTTTGGACGAATAGCGTTCCTACAATTGATACTATAAAAGATGCTTTACAAGCTCTGGAAGCATACTATCACTATGTAGAAATTAACGATTTCGAGTTGGCGGCTAGAGTCATTCTTAAAAGCAGAAATAATCAATGGGGACAGTTTTTACCTCTGGGTGGAACTTTGTACCGCATGGGTTTAATTCAACCCGTTTTGGGTGCGATAACTCAAATTCTCCAAAATTTGCCATCCCATCCTTATTTGGGAGAATTATATAATATTTTGGGAGATTTATATTGGACTGCTGGTCAAATTTACGCAGCAATAGAATGTCAAGAAAAAAGTATCGAGCTAGCGACTCAATTATTACAGTCTTTAGAGTTCAGTCAAGGCGATCGCTACAAGTTATATTATTTAAAAATGCTAGAAGTAGATTCTTTACTCAGCATGGGACTGTACAATATAGATTTGTGGGAATTAGAGGCAGCAGCCGAATTATTTCAGCAAGTTATAGATTTAGCTCAAAATACAACTCATCATCGCTGGGCAGAAAAAGCTAGCGTATGTTTAGCTTTAGTAAATTCCTATTTAGGTTCATATCAAACAGCGTACAATCTAGTCGAACCGATTTATGACTCGATTATGTGTGAGTTAAATAAACAAAGTGGAAGCTTTGCTTATTTTGTTCAAATCCTCGGTCAAACTTATGTCAATTTAGGTAATCAACAAAAAGCACAAGAGATGTTTTCTCTTTCCCTAGCTGATGCCGAAAAAAGTCATTATCTGCAAATTAAAGCTAAAACGCTGACTGGATTAGCAGAGAGCGATCGCCAGCAATCTTTATTTAAACTAGCCCTCAGCAAACACGTAGAGGCAATAGAAATTTTAGATAAAATTGGTGCAAAATGCGATTTATCCGAGGCTTATTTGCAGTTAGGATTAACTTATGCAAAAATGAAAGATATTGAAAATAG
- a CDS encoding fatty acid desaturase family protein: protein MTFVEKQTLIPQAQYAKALRPLLPEEAFAPDFSKLVILFINLTILILGWAIAKHLDRWHLYLLWLYLPLAVVMGNSVIVLLFSSHDLMHGSVIRNSRLSYIIGFIGLIMLWMPPTLWKAVHNRVHHNKTNSLNDPDRNYLSAQPKTWGKWIQNLFVPSNEVNFIGLTVGMATAWGVHTFRNLTSVVLFNCESVNYVPAAFKVSAEERWKIATEFLLIIIIHLSILAYLEFNPLKLVLSYFLPCGIGYAGVMFYIYTNHMLCQMTSVNDPLVNSVSLRVPKLIDKLHLNFSYHTEHHIFPGMNSDYYPLVQKLLEIHYPGCINLLNFADAWRLLMLSPRHYKNEITFTDWIGEKSVICPLSQASKN, encoded by the coding sequence ATGACTTTTGTGGAAAAGCAAACTCTAATTCCCCAAGCACAGTATGCGAAAGCATTGCGACCTCTCCTTCCTGAAGAAGCCTTTGCCCCCGATTTTAGCAAGTTAGTAATATTATTTATTAATCTGACAATCTTAATTCTAGGTTGGGCGATCGCCAAGCATCTCGATCGTTGGCATTTATACTTATTATGGCTTTATTTACCTTTAGCAGTGGTGATGGGGAATAGTGTTATTGTCTTGCTATTTAGCTCCCACGATCTGATGCATGGCAGCGTAATTAGAAATTCCCGTCTGAGTTATATAATCGGCTTTATAGGGCTAATAATGTTGTGGATGCCGCCGACACTATGGAAAGCTGTTCATAACCGAGTACATCATAATAAAACAAACTCTTTAAATGACCCCGATCGCAATTATTTGTCCGCGCAGCCTAAAACTTGGGGAAAGTGGATTCAGAATTTGTTTGTACCTTCTAATGAGGTAAATTTTATCGGGTTAACAGTGGGAATGGCAACAGCGTGGGGAGTTCATACCTTTCGTAATTTGACTTCTGTGGTGTTGTTTAATTGTGAATCAGTCAACTATGTTCCTGCTGCTTTTAAAGTCAGTGCTGAAGAGCGCTGGAAGATTGCTACTGAGTTTTTGCTAATTATCATAATTCATCTGAGTATCTTAGCTTATCTAGAGTTTAATCCACTAAAACTGGTACTTAGTTACTTTCTTCCCTGTGGTATCGGTTATGCAGGAGTGATGTTTTATATCTACACAAATCATATGCTTTGCCAAATGACAAGCGTTAACGATCCATTAGTTAATAGCGTTTCTTTACGAGTACCGAAACTAATTGATAAGTTGCATTTAAATTTTTCTTACCATACAGAACATCATATTTTTCCTGGAATGAACTCTGATTATTATCCCCTAGTTCAAAAGCTATTAGAAATTCATTATCCTGGATGCATCAATTTATTGAATTTTGCTGATGCTTGGCGCTTACTAATGCTATCTCCTCGACATTATAAAAATGAGATTACTTTTACAGATTGGATAGGTGAAAAATCTGTTATTTGTCCTCTCAGTCAAGCATCTAAGAACTAA